GGAGTTTTATCCGAATCTCCCTGCCGCCCTCTGTTTATTCTATCATCACAGCAAAATCCCGTGCTCCCATCCGGCATAAACCCTCAGCTTATCCGGCGCAAACCCTCAGTCTTTCATCCGCTTTTCGTTGGTCCCCGCTCTTTTGTCCGGCATCCGCCGCCAGTCCATCATCCCTTTGCCTGCCCGGCTCCGCCGGATACAAAAATTTCTGTCATCCAGTAATAAATATCCCCGTAGACATCCTCTCTGTCTGTTTCATTTAAAATTTCATGGCGGTCCTGCGGGTAAAGCCTGCATTTTACGTTCGTCATCCCCATCCTTAGGAATTGTTTATATACCTTTCTGACGCCCCTGCCAAACTGCCCTACCGGATCATCGTCGCCGGAGACAAACAGCACCGGCAGGCTGCGCGGCATCCCGTCCAGAAAATTTTCAAAACTCAGTGTATAAATGCTGTAAAACAAATTGTAATAGCCATTTAAGGTAAAACGGAAGTTGCAAAGCTTTTCCTTCATGTATGTATTCACGTTTTCCTCGTTCCGGCTCAGCCATGCCTTGCCGCTTAGCTTTCCGAATTTCCGGTTATAGCCGCCGAACGCCATCGCATCCACCAGAAAACTGCGGTAATTCCAGCCGAGAACCTTTGCCATCGCCGTGGTAAGCACCATTCCAAACTGCGTGGCAATGCGCGGCTGCCAGCCTGTCCCCATAATCACCGCACCCGCAAGCCCTTCTCCGTGAATGCAGAGGTACTGCCTCACCAGAAAAGAGCCCATGCTGTGTCCGAGCAGGAAATATGGGGCGTCCGGATATCTTTTCTGCGTCAGCCTGCGCAGTCTGTGAATGTCCCGTAAAAGCGTCTTGTTGCCGTCCTTATCCGCAAAATAGCCATAATATTCCTCAGACCGCACCGAATCACCATGCCCCAGATGGTCGTTGCCCGTCACCAGGATTCCCCGTTCCGCCAGGTACGCCGCAAATTCATCGTAGCGGTCGATAAACTCCACCATACCGTGGGAAATCTGCAGTACCGCGCGCACCTTTCCCTCCGGAATCCAGCGGATGGCGTGAATCTCTGTCACATTATCACTGGAATGATACGTAAAATGCTCCTTCTTCATTGTCCAGCCTCCTTCTTGCTTATTATCTTGCTTATTTTCTTGCTTATTTTCTTACTTACTATCTTATCACACGCGCCCCAAAAATCAATATATTGAAAAAACAGACATCACATATGTGACATCTGCCTTTTCTGCTATCCGTTTTTGTCTCTGCCCGGCCATGCGGCAAATCCGGACGCGGATATAACGTGCCGGACCGCCTTTCTTTACTTCCTGTTATTTCTTCGCTTCCCCCTCCGGGAATATGATTTTGAAGACAAAGAAGAATATGACCATCGATATACCGCCCATCAGTACCGTGGTTCCGATGTTGTACAGCCATCCCGGAAGAAGCTGGCTTGCAACCGCCACCCACACGCAGTTGATGGAGTTTACCACTACCGTGATCACTGCCCAGGCAATCACATACCACATAATCTGCCAGGGAATGTTTCCGTGACTGCGGAAAGTAATGTTCCTCTGCAGCGGGAAATTGATGCACTGCGCGAGGAAGGAACCTACCAGCATGGCGATAAAGTAGCCGAGACCGCCGCCAATGATTACCTCTCCGGCTTCGTTGTACAGGACATCATAGCCGAGCGCATTCCATGTAAAATCAATTCCGAACAGGCTTACCGGAAGCGCCGGCCAGCTCCATTCCGTTCCTGCCAGCTCCAGACCGAGCAGATTCGGCAGGAACGCATAGATGATATACTGGACAACCGTTACCAGGTTACTGAAGATGAGGAAAAGACCGCCTTCACGCACCCACTTCGCTGCCGACGGGTGTTTATCGGCAAAATTTCCCCACCAGGATTTTAAAGCATTCATATGTTTACCCTCTCCTTATATATGTTGTTTATGTGATGCCTGCGGATTCAAAAGTACTGGATTCTGTTTCGTGCAAGCACGACAGTCCCAGCACTTCTCACCCCCTGGCATCACTTCATGTCATTTGCTTTTTTCATAACCTTCCGCTGACGGAAGAAGCCGCTGATTACTTTACCAAGCCCTTTGAAGAAATGACCGTTGACAATCTGCATGATGCCGCCGACCATTTCCTGGCTGCACATGCCGCCTGCCATCTTGCCAATTCCGCGGAACGGCATATTGTATATGAACAGAATGTTCAGATCCGGCTTGCCCTTCGCCTCGCTCTTGTTCTTCATGTTGGTCATGATCTTCCACACAAGTCTTGCCGGGGCGCTCTTTGCGTAATACATCTGACAGATAGCGTCATTTACATCCAGCAGCCCGTCGGTCCGCCAGCTTCCGTCCGGAATAGCGTGCCCAAGCAGCGCCTCATATTCCGCATCCGGCACCTTGCAGATATTTCCACTGTAATAATCCGCAAGCTTTTCCTTATCATACGGGCACGCCGCCTCTGTTCCCTTCACAGAAACAGTCGCGCGCAGACGGATATCCGCACTGGAGGCTCCGACAAGGATCTCATATTCGCCGCTCTCCACTTCCCAGCGGTTCGTCTTTACGTTAAAGTAGCGGAACGCCTTGTCATCCAGCGGCACGGTCACGGTTCTGCTCTCGCCCGCCTTTAAAAATACCTTTGTAAAACCCTTCAGCTCCAGCGCCGGACGGAATACCTTCCCGCCCTTTGCCGCCACGTAGACCTGCGCGGCTTCTGCGCCGTCCACGCCGCCGGTATTCTTCACAGTAAAGGTAACGCTCTTATCTGTCGCCGTAATGTCAGAGTAAGCAAATGTCGTGTAGGACAATCCGTATCCGAACGGATAGCGCACCTTCACGCCCGTCGTCGCATAATAACGGTAGCCCACATACAGACCCTCGCGGTACTCGCTGCTGCGCTCTTTGCTTGGGAAATAGCTGTACGCCGGTGTGTCCTCGTATTTATACGGATACGTCTCCGCCAGCTTGCCGCTCGGATTAATCTGACCGGTGATGGCTTTGAGCATCGCAGGCGCTCCCGCCTGTCCGGAAAGATATCCGTGGATAATCGCCGGAACCTCGTCCGCCCACGGCATTTCCACAGGAGAACCTGCACTGAGCACGACGATGATATTGGGATTTACCTTCAGAAGGGCTTTCAGCAGCTCCTCCTGGTTCTTCGGCAGACGCATATGGGAGCGGTCCAGACCCTCCGCCTCGCTCACCTCGTCCAGTCCGATGTACAACAGTACGGTCTCGTTTTCCTTCGCCAGACGCACCGCCTCCTGCTTCATCACATCGTTTGCCTCACCGGTGCGCACATAACCCGGCGCAAAGCCTGTCATTACCAGACCCGAATCTTTGATGACATCCAGCGTGCTCTCCAGCTTCGTCGGATTTACCACTGAGGAGCCTGCGCCCTGGTAGCGCGGCTTCTGTGCAAAATCTCCGATTACCGCCACCTTTGTGCCCTTCGCCAGCGGCAGCATAC
This is a stretch of genomic DNA from Marvinbryantia formatexigens DSM 14469. It encodes these proteins:
- a CDS encoding glycoside hydrolase family 3 C-terminal domain-containing protein, encoding MVRDMTLEEKCYLLSGKDFWQTRSVERVGIPSIFLSDGPHGVRKQAGASDQLGLNASVPATCYPTAATMANSWDENLAEEMARSLGEEALAQEVNVLLGPGLNIKRSPLCGRNFEYFSEDPYLAGKMAAAYVKGIQASGSSACPKHFAANSQELRRMASDSIVDERTLREIYLTGFEIAVREAHPKAIMSSYNRVNGEYANENKHLLRDILVDEWGFDGFVVSDWGGSNDHVKGVENGSHLEMPTTGGDSDEELIAAVKSGRIPEAAVNERVEELVKVIMQLAPATQAAKGKVFDVEAHHAMAQKAAEGSIVLLKNKNGMLPLAKGTKVAVIGDFAQKPRYQGAGSSVVNPTKLESTLDVIKDSGLVMTGFAPGYVRTGEANDVMKQEAVRLAKENETVLLYIGLDEVSEAEGLDRSHMRLPKNQEELLKALLKVNPNIIVVLSAGSPVEMPWADEVPAIIHGYLSGQAGAPAMLKAITGQINPSGKLAETYPYKYEDTPAYSYFPSKERSSEYREGLYVGYRYYATTGVKVRYPFGYGLSYTTFAYSDITATDKSVTFTVKNTGGVDGAEAAQVYVAAKGGKVFRPALELKGFTKVFLKAGESRTVTVPLDDKAFRYFNVKTNRWEVESGEYEILVGASSADIRLRATVSVKGTEAACPYDKEKLADYYSGNICKVPDAEYEALLGHAIPDGSWRTDGLLDVNDAICQMYYAKSAPARLVWKIMTNMKNKSEAKGKPDLNILFIYNMPFRGIGKMAGGMCSQEMVGGIMQIVNGHFFKGLGKVISGFFRQRKVMKKANDMK
- a CDS encoding alpha/beta hydrolase; this encodes MKKEHFTYHSSDNVTEIHAIRWIPEGKVRAVLQISHGMVEFIDRYDEFAAYLAERGILVTGNDHLGHGDSVRSEEYYGYFADKDGNKTLLRDIHRLRRLTQKRYPDAPYFLLGHSMGSFLVRQYLCIHGEGLAGAVIMGTGWQPRIATQFGMVLTTAMAKVLGWNYRSFLVDAMAFGGYNRKFGKLSGKAWLSRNEENVNTYMKEKLCNFRFTLNGYYNLFYSIYTLSFENFLDGMPRSLPVLFVSGDDDPVGQFGRGVRKVYKQFLRMGMTNVKCRLYPQDRHEILNETDREDVYGDIYYWMTEIFVSGGAGQAKG